GCAATACTTGCTGCATGCCGATTCCGCCGAACGCTTTTCAATCGTCAGCTTCGTCTGGGGTCCGGGGCAGGCAACGCCCATCCATGACCATACGGTATGGGGCCTGGTCGGCATGCTGCGCGGCGCTGAATACTCGCAGGCATACAAGGCTGGAGCCGATGGCTGCCTGCGGCCGGACGGCGCGGCGGTCAAGCTGCTGCCAGGCATGGTCGAGGCGGTATCGCCTAGCGTCGGCGACATCCACAAGGTCTGCAATGCTTTCCCGGACCAGGCTTCGGTCAGCATCCACGTGTACGGCGCCAACATCGGCGCGGTCAGACGCTCTGTGTATGCAGAGGACGGCAGCAGCAAACCTTTCATTTCCGGCTATTCCAACTCCCAGCTGCCGAATATCTGGGATCTTTCCAGCGAACTCAAGAATACATGACAGCCGATATTGCCAGCCATCCCACAACAGCCATCCCCACTCTCTCGTTCCAGCAAATCCGTGCCGCACTGCTGGCGCGGCAAGAACTGGCCTTGCTGGACGTGCGCGAAGAAGCGCCGTTCGCCGAAGCGCATCCCCTGTTCGCCGCCAACCTGCCGCTGGGCCGCATCGAGCTGGAATCCTATGCCCGCATTCCGCGCCGCGACACCACCATCGTTGTCTATGACGACTGCGAAGGACTGGCTTTGCCGGCGGCGCGGCGCCTGCTGCAGCTAGGCTATAGCGCGGTGCATTTGCTGGAGGGCGGCTTGCAAGGCTGGCGCGCCGCCGGAGGCGAGATTTTCCGCGACGTCAATTCCGCCAGCAAGGCCTTCGGCGAACTGGTCGAATCGCAACGCCATACGCCATCCTTGTCGGCACCGGAAGTGAA
The sequence above is a segment of the Collimonas sp. PA-H2 genome. Coding sequences within it:
- a CDS encoding cysteine dioxygenase, whose translation is MTIELNIGRLRGFVTAFAELLEGNPPEAKVLCDGGALLQQLVAVDDWLPDTYALARPERYQQYLLHADSAERFSIVSFVWGPGQATPIHDHTVWGLVGMLRGAEYSQAYKAGADGCLRPDGAAVKLLPGMVEAVSPSVGDIHKVCNAFPDQASVSIHVYGANIGAVRRSVYAEDGSSKPFISGYSNSQLPNIWDLSSELKNT